One Chordicoccus furentiruminis DNA window includes the following coding sequences:
- a CDS encoding NAD(P)/FAD-dependent oxidoreductase, producing the protein MKTTADVIIVGGGIVGCATAWYLARRGIKDVMVLEGSDSIGHGASSRNGGGVRQSGRDVRELPIAMCAVEKFWPHLSEELGVETEYTQKGNLRLGKTDAHLKKLQNLADSCQKMGLDVKMIDAKEVHDINPYLSENVIGASFCPTDGHANPLTTTLGYYVRTLELGVRFFTGAKVKALEKVKGRVRKVILEDGTVLEGGDVIVAAGYQSRKLINTVGLDIPMVPEVDCALVTEMQPPMFEQMLGTAAADFYGHQTRHGSFVFGAIAGPEEQMDTDGENTAISHPMTLGASCRAIEGWIPALKGAKIVRTWSGYCDTTRDGVCVLGRPEETPGLILAAGFCGHGFGTAPAVGYMLAQIVAGEPTLCDLSPLAYERFYEI; encoded by the coding sequence ATGAAGACGACGGCGGATGTGATCATTGTCGGCGGAGGCATCGTCGGCTGTGCGACGGCCTGGTATCTTGCCCGCCGCGGCATAAAGGACGTGATGGTCCTCGAGGGGAGCGATTCGATCGGACACGGCGCTTCGAGTCGGAACGGCGGCGGCGTCCGCCAGTCGGGCCGCGATGTCCGTGAACTGCCGATCGCGATGTGCGCGGTTGAGAAGTTCTGGCCGCATCTTTCGGAAGAGCTTGGCGTCGAGACTGAGTATACGCAGAAAGGGAACCTGCGGCTCGGCAAGACGGACGCGCATCTTAAGAAACTTCAGAACCTGGCTGACAGCTGTCAGAAGATGGGCCTTGACGTGAAGATGATCGACGCGAAGGAAGTCCATGACATCAACCCGTATCTGTCCGAGAATGTCATCGGCGCGAGCTTCTGCCCGACGGACGGCCACGCGAATCCTCTGACCACGACGCTCGGCTACTATGTCCGCACGCTGGAACTTGGTGTCCGCTTCTTCACGGGTGCGAAGGTGAAAGCACTGGAGAAGGTGAAGGGACGTGTGCGGAAGGTTATCCTCGAGGACGGAACGGTGCTCGAAGGCGGCGATGTCATCGTCGCGGCCGGTTACCAGAGCCGGAAACTGATCAATACGGTCGGGCTCGATATTCCGATGGTACCGGAGGTTGACTGCGCGCTTGTGACGGAAATGCAGCCGCCGATGTTCGAGCAGATGCTGGGAACGGCGGCCGCCGATTTCTACGGTCATCAGACGCGTCACGGTTCTTTCGTCTTCGGCGCCATCGCCGGGCCGGAGGAGCAGATGGATACGGACGGCGAGAACACCGCGATCTCTCATCCGATGACGCTTGGGGCAAGCTGCCGGGCTATCGAAGGCTGGATTCCGGCCCTTAAGGGAGCGAAGATCGTCCGGACATGGAGCGGCTACTGCGACACGACACGCGACGGCGTCTGTGTCCTCGGACGCCCGGAGGAGACGCCGGGCCTCATCCTGGCCGCCGGCTTCTGCGGTCATGGCTTCGGAACGGCACCTGCGGTCGGCTATATGCTCGCTCAGATCGTGGCGGGTGAGCCGACGCTCTGTGATCTTTCGCCGCTTGCGTATGAGCGGTTCTATGAGATCTGA
- a CDS encoding (2Fe-2S)-binding protein — protein MLDIQKKLEEIGPYVPEADDDLLVCRCEEVSKGEIRKAVHEGITTIEELRRFLRCGMGLCQGQTCGNLTMRLVARELKVPMSEIDVATSRAPMRPIVMETAGNDRGRAE, from the coding sequence ATGCTGGATATTCAGAAGAAGCTGGAAGAAATCGGGCCGTACGTCCCGGAAGCAGATGACGATCTTCTTGTCTGCCGGTGCGAAGAAGTCAGCAAAGGTGAGATCCGGAAAGCCGTTCATGAAGGCATCACCACGATCGAGGAATTAAGACGGTTCCTGCGCTGCGGCATGGGGCTCTGCCAGGGCCAGACATGCGGAAACCTGACGATGCGGCTGGTCGCAAGGGAACTGAAAGTGCCGATGAGTGAGATCGATGTGGCGACGTCACGGGCGCCGATGCGTCCGATCGTGATGGAGACGGCCGGAAACGACAGAGGGAGGGCAGAGTGA
- a CDS encoding FAD-dependent oxidoreductase, with translation MKVERKELIVIGAGPAGLSAAIEAARYGVHVTVFDENDRPGGQLFKQIHKFFGSKEHKAKIRGFRIGEELLAEAERSGVEVVLSATVIGLYKEKEVLVQIGGEVRHFKGDAILVATGAAENMVNFRGWTLPGVIGAGAAQTMMNLHHIKPGNRILMLGTGNVGLVVSFQLLQAGCEVVALADAAPAIGGYGVHAAKLARCGVPFYLSHTIKEVEGTDCVKGVTIAEVDSHFQFIPGTEKHFDVDTVCVAVGLSPMAQLLKMDGIKMASTKGGYVPVCDETGATSVPGIYAAGDVAGIEEASSAMIEGRMSGAAIAKELGYTDAPAEESRIHELAASLDTLRQGMFAPKNRGKKIEKTEEGIPISENLLHHGFVADDEISRFPGFRKVAEVHPVIECTQNIPCNPCQDACKKGCISIGDNITSLPISVDESHCINCGMCVASCSGQAIFLVAEETEPGYGEVTIPYEFLPLPEVGDKGTGLGRDGRPLCPVEITRVRSSKAFDGTNLVTMKVPMRFIDQARFYKKA, from the coding sequence ATGAAGGTGGAGAGAAAAGAACTCATTGTCATCGGCGCAGGCCCGGCCGGGCTTTCCGCCGCGATCGAAGCGGCAAGATATGGCGTGCACGTCACGGTATTTGATGAAAACGACCGTCCGGGCGGACAGCTGTTCAAGCAGATCCACAAATTCTTCGGTTCGAAGGAGCACAAGGCGAAGATCCGCGGGTTCAGAATCGGCGAGGAGCTGCTCGCTGAGGCGGAGCGTTCAGGCGTCGAGGTTGTGCTTTCCGCGACCGTGATCGGTCTCTACAAAGAGAAGGAAGTTCTCGTGCAGATCGGCGGAGAGGTCCGTCATTTCAAGGGCGACGCGATCCTCGTCGCGACCGGCGCGGCGGAGAATATGGTCAATTTCCGGGGCTGGACGCTGCCGGGCGTGATCGGTGCGGGCGCTGCCCAGACGATGATGAACCTTCATCACATCAAGCCAGGCAACCGGATCCTGATGCTCGGAACCGGCAATGTCGGACTCGTGGTTTCCTTCCAGCTTCTTCAGGCAGGCTGTGAGGTCGTGGCATTGGCGGACGCCGCGCCGGCGATCGGCGGGTACGGCGTGCATGCCGCAAAACTGGCAAGATGCGGCGTACCGTTCTACCTCTCCCATACGATCAAGGAAGTCGAAGGAACGGACTGCGTGAAAGGCGTGACGATCGCCGAGGTGGATTCACACTTCCAGTTCATTCCGGGGACGGAGAAGCATTTTGATGTTGACACGGTCTGCGTGGCGGTCGGGCTCTCTCCGATGGCCCAGCTCCTCAAGATGGATGGTATCAAGATGGCGAGCACAAAAGGCGGCTACGTTCCGGTCTGCGATGAGACCGGCGCCACGTCCGTTCCGGGTATCTACGCGGCCGGCGATGTAGCAGGCATCGAGGAAGCTTCTTCCGCGATGATCGAGGGCAGGATGAGCGGTGCCGCGATCGCGAAAGAACTCGGCTACACGGACGCTCCGGCAGAGGAGAGCCGAATCCACGAACTGGCCGCATCGCTCGATACGCTCCGTCAGGGCATGTTCGCACCGAAGAACCGCGGAAAGAAGATCGAGAAGACGGAAGAGGGCATCCCGATATCTGAAAACCTCCTGCACCATGGTTTTGTCGCGGATGACGAGATCAGCCGTTTCCCGGGCTTCCGGAAGGTCGCGGAGGTCCATCCGGTGATCGAGTGCACGCAGAACATCCCGTGCAACCCCTGCCAGGACGCGTGCAAGAAGGGATGCATTTCCATCGGAGACAACATCACGTCTCTTCCGATCTCGGTGGATGAGAGCCATTGTATAAACTGCGGGATGTGTGTCGCGAGCTGCTCGGGCCAGGCGATCTTCCTCGTTGCGGAGGAGACGGAGCCTGGGTACGGCGAGGTGACGATTCCGTACGAGTTCCTGCCGCTTCCGGAAGTCGGCGATAAGGGAACGGGGCTCGGCCGTGACGGGCGGCCGCTCTGCCCGGTGGAGATCACGCGTGTCCGCAGCAGCAAGGCTTTTGACGGAACAAACCTGGTGACGATGAAGGTGCCGATGCGCTTTATCGATCAGGCACGTTTCTACAAGAAGGCGTAA
- a CDS encoding (2Fe-2S)-binding protein produces MERITEHPILGESPVGKLVHFTYDGKDLQGYEGEPIAVALRVNGVMVHRYTAKRHEPRGVFCAIGRCTDCVMVVDGQPNVRTCITPLKEGMKVQTQDGARAMEVVR; encoded by the coding sequence ATGGAACGAATCACGGAACACCCGATACTGGGAGAAAGCCCGGTAGGAAAGCTGGTGCATTTCACATATGACGGGAAAGACCTTCAGGGATACGAGGGCGAGCCGATCGCGGTCGCGCTCCGCGTCAATGGCGTGATGGTGCACCGGTATACCGCAAAGCGGCATGAGCCGCGAGGCGTTTTCTGTGCGATCGGGAGATGCACGGACTGCGTGATGGTCGTGGACGGCCAGCCGAACGTCCGGACCTGCATCACGCCGCTTAAGGAAGGAATGAAGGTGCAGACGCAGGACGGCGCACGTGCCATGGAGGTGGTGAGATGA
- a CDS encoding sodium-dependent transporter, whose protein sequence is MEREHLGSRLGFILLSAGCAIGIGNVWKFPWLVGQNGGGAFVIIYLIFLALMGVPVMTMEFAMGRAAQKSPVRMYYPLEPEGTKWHIHGYAAFAGNYILMMFYTCVCGWMLQYFVYTADGTFSGLDNQGISDQFDIMMRSPARQWIFMAISVGVGFFILSLGLQKGVEKVTKFMMIALLLIMVVLAVNSILVPGGTAGLSFYLKPNMKEIRKVGIWSVIQAAMNQSFFTLSIGMGGMAIFGSYISKERALLGESVNVALLDTFVAFTSGLIIFPACFAYGVQPDAGPSLIFKTLPNIFNHMALGRLWGSLFFVFMTFAAFSTVIGVFENIIAMFMDLTGWSRKKACLIDCILMLLLATPCALGPNLLNAIQPLGKGTSIMDLEDFIVSNLVLPLGSFVIALFCTRKSGWGWDAFCKEANAGKGLRVQKWMRFYLTWILPFLFLIVFFMGLF, encoded by the coding sequence ATGGAAAGAGAACATCTCGGAAGCCGGCTCGGCTTCATTCTGCTGTCGGCAGGCTGCGCCATCGGCATCGGCAATGTCTGGAAATTCCCATGGCTTGTCGGTCAGAACGGTGGAGGCGCCTTCGTCATCATCTATCTGATCTTTCTTGCCCTCATGGGCGTGCCGGTCATGACGATGGAATTCGCCATGGGGCGCGCCGCACAGAAAAGTCCCGTCCGGATGTATTATCCTCTGGAGCCAGAAGGCACGAAGTGGCATATCCACGGATATGCCGCCTTCGCCGGCAACTACATCCTCATGATGTTCTACACCTGCGTCTGCGGCTGGATGCTCCAGTACTTTGTCTATACAGCAGATGGTACGTTCTCAGGCCTTGACAATCAGGGCATCTCCGATCAGTTCGACATCATGATGCGTAGTCCTGCAAGACAATGGATCTTCATGGCCATCTCGGTCGGGGTCGGCTTCTTCATCCTGAGCCTGGGTCTCCAGAAAGGCGTCGAAAAGGTGACAAAATTCATGATGATCGCGCTTCTCCTGATCATGGTGGTTCTGGCCGTCAATTCCATCCTGGTGCCCGGCGGCACGGCGGGTCTTTCGTTCTACCTGAAGCCAAACATGAAGGAGATCCGGAAAGTTGGCATCTGGTCCGTCATTCAGGCAGCCATGAATCAGTCGTTCTTCACGCTCTCCATCGGCATGGGCGGCATGGCGATCTTCGGCAGCTATATCTCCAAAGAGCGGGCGCTCCTCGGCGAGTCCGTGAACGTCGCCCTGCTGGATACGTTTGTCGCATTCACGTCCGGCCTCATCATATTTCCGGCCTGCTTCGCCTACGGCGTGCAGCCGGACGCGGGACCGTCTCTCATCTTCAAGACGCTTCCGAACATCTTCAACCATATGGCGCTCGGGCGTCTCTGGGGTTCTCTCTTCTTCGTCTTCATGACGTTTGCCGCCTTCTCCACCGTCATCGGCGTCTTCGAGAACATTATCGCGATGTTCATGGACCTGACCGGCTGGAGCCGGAAGAAAGCATGCCTCATAGACTGCATTCTCATGCTGCTGCTCGCGACGCCCTGTGCACTCGGCCCGAATCTGCTGAACGCGATTCAGCCTCTGGGTAAAGGGACGAGCATCATGGATCTCGAGGACTTCATCGTCTCGAATCTTGTGCTGCCGCTCGGCTCATTTGTGATCGCGCTGTTCTGCACAAGAAAATCCGGATGGGGATGGGACGCCTTCTGCAAGGAGGCGAATGCCGGAAAGGGGCTGCGCGTCCAGAAATGGATGCGTTTCTACCTTACATGGATCCTGCCGTTCCTCTTCCTGATCGTCTTCTTCATGGGGCTGTTCTGA
- a CDS encoding Tex family protein, translating to MKIAEQIAEELHIQPWQAEAVISLIDEGNTIPFIARYRKEKHGELNDEQIRNLSERLTYLRNLEDRRAAVRASIAAQGKMTKELSAAIDGAETLVALEDIYRPYKQKRRTRAVVAREKGLEGLARIILEQKIDHPLEEEAQKYVDPEKGVNSAGEAIAGASDIIAEMISDNAEFRTRIRDFTRKSGILVSAAKDPDAKSVYEMYYNFQEPVSKITGYRVLAINRGEKENFLTVKIDVDVRKIILMIGHTLVRGHNRYTVPVLTGAMQDSYKRLIGPAIEREIRNELTQKAEDGAIRVFDKNLEQLLMQPPIAGQVVLGWDPGYAHGCKLAVVEETGKVLDTAVVYPVPPSARMKANPRKAEETKKLVRNWIEKYHVTLIALGNGTASRESEQFIVDLLREIPGCKVRYVVTNEAGASVYSASKLAAEEFPDFDVEQRGAASMARRVQDPLAELVKIDPKAIGVGQYQHDMNQKRLDEALGGVVEDCVNRVGVDLNTASAPLMEHVSGISRTLAKNIVAFREKNGRFVSRRELLKVPKLGPKAFEQCAGFLRIRGGSEPLDNTGVHPESYQAADSLIRDLGLDKHALFASGSADGPRVHVRDYRVMAAKLGIGEPTLKDIVKELNAPGRDPREDMPKPILRSDVLTMDDLKAGMVLKGTVRNIVDFGAFVDIGVHQDGLVHVSKMSDEKFVKHPLDVVSVGDVIDVKVISVDPGKKRIGLSMIL from the coding sequence ATGAAGATAGCAGAACAGATCGCGGAAGAACTGCATATTCAGCCATGGCAGGCGGAAGCCGTCATCAGCCTGATCGATGAGGGCAACACCATTCCGTTCATCGCGCGTTACCGTAAGGAGAAGCACGGCGAGCTGAACGATGAACAGATCCGGAACCTGAGTGAACGTCTCACCTATCTCCGGAATCTGGAGGATCGCAGGGCGGCGGTCCGTGCGTCGATCGCAGCTCAGGGGAAGATGACGAAGGAGCTGTCCGCGGCGATCGACGGCGCAGAAACGCTCGTGGCGCTGGAGGATATTTACCGTCCGTATAAGCAGAAACGCCGCACCCGCGCAGTCGTGGCGAGGGAAAAGGGTCTGGAAGGCCTGGCCCGGATCATCCTTGAGCAGAAGATCGACCATCCGCTGGAAGAAGAGGCACAGAAATATGTCGATCCGGAAAAAGGCGTGAATTCCGCCGGCGAAGCCATTGCCGGGGCGTCGGACATCATCGCGGAGATGATCTCCGACAATGCGGAGTTCCGGACCAGAATCCGTGATTTTACCAGAAAGAGCGGAATCCTTGTGTCCGCGGCAAAAGATCCGGACGCGAAGTCCGTCTATGAGATGTACTACAATTTTCAGGAGCCGGTATCGAAGATCACGGGCTATCGCGTGCTCGCGATTAACCGCGGAGAGAAAGAAAACTTCCTGACGGTTAAAATCGATGTCGACGTCAGAAAGATCATCCTGATGATCGGCCATACGTTGGTGCGCGGTCATAACCGGTACACGGTGCCGGTCCTGACCGGGGCGATGCAGGATTCCTACAAGAGACTGATCGGACCTGCCATCGAGCGGGAGATCCGGAACGAGCTGACCCAAAAGGCGGAAGACGGCGCAATCCGTGTGTTTGACAAAAACCTGGAGCAGCTGCTGATGCAGCCTCCGATCGCCGGTCAGGTCGTGCTCGGATGGGATCCGGGATATGCACATGGCTGCAAACTCGCCGTCGTGGAAGAGACCGGAAAAGTGCTGGATACGGCCGTCGTCTATCCTGTTCCGCCGTCTGCCCGGATGAAGGCGAACCCCCGGAAGGCGGAAGAGACGAAAAAACTGGTCCGAAACTGGATTGAAAAATATCACGTCACGCTGATCGCGCTCGGGAACGGAACCGCGTCCCGCGAGTCCGAGCAGTTCATCGTGGACCTCCTGAGGGAAATCCCGGGCTGCAAAGTCCGCTATGTGGTGACGAACGAAGCCGGCGCGTCGGTGTATTCCGCCAGCAAACTGGCAGCGGAAGAATTCCCGGACTTTGACGTGGAGCAACGCGGTGCGGCCTCGATGGCAAGACGTGTGCAGGACCCGCTCGCGGAGCTGGTCAAGATCGACCCGAAGGCGATTGGTGTCGGCCAGTATCAGCATGATATGAACCAGAAACGGCTCGATGAAGCGCTGGGCGGCGTCGTTGAGGACTGTGTGAACCGTGTCGGGGTGGATCTGAACACGGCATCGGCGCCTCTGATGGAGCATGTGTCGGGCATCAGCAGGACTCTGGCAAAGAACATCGTGGCATTTCGTGAGAAAAACGGCCGTTTCGTCAGCCGGAGAGAGCTTCTGAAAGTGCCGAAGCTGGGGCCGAAGGCCTTTGAGCAGTGCGCCGGCTTCCTGCGGATCCGGGGAGGAAGTGAGCCGCTGGACAACACCGGCGTGCATCCGGAAAGTTATCAGGCGGCCGATTCCCTGATCCGCGACCTGGGCCTTGATAAGCATGCGCTTTTTGCCTCCGGCAGCGCGGACGGCCCCCGGGTGCATGTCCGGGATTATAGAGTCATGGCTGCAAAGCTCGGCATCGGGGAACCGACGCTGAAGGATATCGTAAAGGAGTTAAATGCACCCGGTCGGGATCCCCGTGAGGACATGCCGAAACCGATTCTCCGGAGCGACGTGCTGACCATGGACGACCTGAAGGCCGGCATGGTCCTCAAGGGAACGGTGCGCAACATCGTCGATTTCGGGGCGTTTGTCGACATCGGCGTCCATCAGGACGGGCTGGTGCATGTCTCGAAGATGTCGGATGAGAAGTTCGTGAAGCATCCGCTCGATGTGGTGTCCGTTGGGGACGTGATCGATGTGAAGGTCATCAGCGTGGATCCCGGGAAGAAGCGGATCGGGCTTTCGATGATTCTCTGA
- a CDS encoding alanine/glycine:cation symporter family protein, whose protein sequence is MDALNEVISRADSFVWNNILLFVLVGTGIFFTIRTRFVQIRRFPGAWKRVFGNFSLNGGKGGKEGMSSFQALATAIAAQVGTGNIAGCATALVGGGPGAIFWMWLAAFFGMATIYGEAVLAQKTKTRDEDGEVIGGPVYYIRRAFKGKGGKCLAAFFAVMIILSLGLMGNMVQSNSISDAFHTAFHTPQWVVGILVAVLSAFIFMGGTSRIASFTEKVVPIMAALYLVGGIILLVINHNDILPALSSIFAGAFSPRAVLGAGAGITVREAMRYGVARGLFSNEAGMGSTPHAHALAQVKNPQEQGEVAMIGVFIDTFVVLTMTALVILTAPGADGGFLGLLNSMIKNGVTGTPVAQAAFSTGLGAFGPGFVAICLLFFAFSTIIGWFLFARQNITYLFGKNAVRPFACVAVVCIFFGSLLKVDLVWNMQDLFNGVMVIPNLLALLALSGYVAKLSHGQDVEIR, encoded by the coding sequence ATGGATGCACTGAATGAAGTAATCAGCCGGGCAGACAGTTTTGTGTGGAACAACATTCTGCTGTTTGTTCTGGTCGGCACGGGTATTTTCTTTACGATCCGCACGAGATTTGTCCAGATCCGGCGGTTTCCGGGTGCCTGGAAGCGCGTGTTCGGGAATTTCTCGCTCAACGGCGGAAAGGGCGGGAAGGAAGGCATGAGCTCCTTCCAGGCACTGGCGACCGCGATCGCCGCCCAGGTCGGGACCGGAAACATCGCGGGCTGCGCCACAGCCCTTGTCGGAGGCGGGCCGGGCGCCATTTTCTGGATGTGGCTGGCTGCATTTTTCGGAATGGCGACGATCTACGGCGAAGCCGTTCTGGCGCAGAAGACCAAGACCCGTGACGAGGACGGCGAGGTGATCGGCGGGCCGGTCTACTACATCCGCAGGGCGTTCAAAGGAAAAGGCGGAAAGTGCCTGGCTGCGTTTTTCGCCGTCATGATCATTCTTTCGCTCGGGCTCATGGGCAATATGGTCCAGTCCAATTCAATCAGTGATGCGTTCCACACTGCGTTTCATACCCCGCAGTGGGTCGTGGGAATTCTGGTAGCGGTTTTGTCAGCCTTCATCTTCATGGGCGGAACGAGCCGGATCGCGTCCTTCACGGAGAAGGTTGTCCCGATTATGGCGGCCCTCTACCTCGTGGGAGGCATCATTCTCCTTGTGATCAATCACAATGATATCCTGCCGGCACTCAGCTCCATCTTTGCCGGTGCGTTCAGCCCGCGGGCAGTACTCGGGGCGGGGGCCGGCATCACCGTCCGGGAAGCGATGCGGTACGGCGTGGCGAGAGGCCTCTTCTCCAATGAAGCCGGCATGGGCTCGACGCCGCACGCGCATGCGCTGGCCCAGGTGAAGAACCCGCAGGAGCAGGGTGAGGTCGCGATGATCGGTGTTTTTATCGATACGTTCGTCGTGCTGACGATGACGGCGCTGGTCATTCTGACCGCACCCGGTGCAGATGGAGGTTTTCTCGGCCTTCTCAATTCCATGATTAAAAACGGCGTGACCGGAACGCCGGTGGCGCAGGCTGCCTTTTCCACCGGGTTAGGGGCGTTCGGACCGGGCTTCGTCGCGATCTGCCTGCTGTTCTTCGCGTTCTCGACGATCATCGGCTGGTTCCTTTTTGCCAGACAGAATATCACTTATCTGTTCGGGAAGAATGCTGTCCGGCCATTTGCGTGCGTGGCGGTCGTCTGCATTTTCTTCGGGTCGCTTCTGAAAGTTGATCTTGTCTGGAACATGCAGGACCTCTTCAACGGGGTCATGGTGATCCCGAACCTGCTGGCACTGCTGGCGCTTTCGGGATATGTCGCGAAATTATCCCACGGGCAGGACGTGGAGATCAGATAA
- a CDS encoding APC family permease, whose protein sequence is MTKSRPEKRRADAMATMSELNALMPNVTGGLAQYTLAGVGPVPTIVLMVGGYMISNILSSGVEASIFAYAMGQVLHLPVPNFFWSVLASVVILIANLYGVDMFAKVQDLVSYLLLGSMLIMGLLGVFRLGTGTAVNQPAVMNGSFNNVVSMTAVAFWLFIGAEYAIPISKDVKNARRNVPLGMFIGLGLICAVQSVMVLGFHNYTAWSDLEHSAAPHLLYGEALLGSPGQIWMAFVAALAVISTQNSTVQGLSSIFAGMAKTNLMPQAFGKLNRHRVPAFGVWFVTLTIILCAYISQDSSDRISFLILVGSVFWMASYIMAHIDLLIFRHRLPKAPRTFRVPFRPVLPVIGICGTVYMILHISTDPVERNQIWLLTAVIFAILFVYSVIWIRVKMRIPVFRPVPVKDVLAMENTMYYQIRKRKGIWK, encoded by the coding sequence ATGACGAAAAGCAGGCCGGAAAAGAGGAGGGCGGACGCGATGGCGACGATGTCCGAGCTGAACGCGCTGATGCCGAATGTCACCGGGGGGCTCGCCCAGTACACGCTGGCCGGCGTGGGCCCGGTGCCGACCATCGTGCTGATGGTGGGCGGCTACATGATCTCGAATATTCTCTCTTCCGGCGTGGAGGCGTCGATTTTCGCCTATGCCATGGGGCAGGTGCTGCATCTTCCGGTTCCGAATTTCTTCTGGAGCGTCCTCGCCTCCGTCGTCATTCTGATCGCCAACCTTTACGGCGTCGACATGTTCGCGAAGGTGCAGGATCTGGTGAGCTACCTGCTGCTCGGCTCGATGCTGATCATGGGTCTTCTCGGCGTGTTCAGACTGGGGACGGGAACGGCGGTGAACCAGCCCGCCGTCATGAACGGCAGCTTCAACAACGTGGTTTCGATGACCGCGGTGGCATTCTGGCTCTTCATCGGAGCGGAGTACGCGATCCCGATCTCGAAGGATGTGAAAAATGCACGCCGCAATGTGCCGCTCGGGATGTTTATCGGGCTGGGTCTGATCTGCGCCGTCCAGTCGGTGATGGTGCTCGGTTTCCACAACTATACGGCCTGGAGCGATCTGGAGCATTCCGCGGCGCCTCATCTGCTGTACGGGGAGGCGCTGCTGGGGAGTCCGGGTCAGATCTGGATGGCTTTTGTGGCGGCGCTCGCCGTCATCAGCACGCAGAATTCCACGGTGCAGGGCCTTTCGAGTATCTTTGCCGGGATGGCGAAGACGAATCTGATGCCGCAGGCCTTCGGGAAGCTGAACCGTCACAGGGTGCCGGCGTTCGGCGTGTGGTTCGTGACGCTGACGATCATTCTCTGCGCATACATCAGCCAGGATTCGTCAGACCGGATCAGCTTTCTGATTCTGGTCGGCTCGGTGTTCTGGATGGCTTCCTACATCATGGCGCATATCGATCTTCTGATCTTCCGGCACAGGCTGCCGAAGGCGCCGCGGACCTTCCGCGTGCCGTTCAGGCCGGTGCTTCCGGTCATCGGAATCTGCGGAACGGTCTACATGATTCTTCATATTTCGACGGATCCGGTGGAGCGGAATCAGATCTGGCTTCTGACGGCCGTGATTTTCGCGATCCTTTTTGTCTACTCGGTCATCTGGATCAGGGTGAAGATGAGGATTCCGGTTTTCCGGCCTGTGCCGGTGAAGGATGTGCTGGCGATGGAAAATACGATGTACTATCAGATCCGGAAACGGAAGGGGATCTGGAAATGA
- a CDS encoding P-II family nitrogen regulator, giving the protein MSGLSKMDIICDMSKFAALKRSLSSMHVGGMTFTQVLGCGVEKGTKEYEVDENYEMELLPKIQIAIVVESDRVKAITEEIKKVLYTGHIGDGKIFVYKLENMIRVRTGDEGTDAL; this is encoded by the coding sequence ATGAGCGGTTTGTCAAAGATGGATATTATCTGCGATATGTCGAAGTTCGCCGCGCTGAAGAGAAGTCTCAGCAGTATGCATGTGGGCGGCATGACGTTTACGCAGGTGCTCGGCTGCGGCGTCGAGAAGGGCACCAAGGAGTATGAGGTGGACGAGAACTACGAGATGGAGCTTCTGCCCAAGATTCAGATCGCCATCGTGGTCGAGTCGGACCGGGTGAAGGCGATCACGGAAGAGATCAAGAAGGTGCTGTATACCGGACATATCGGCGACGGCAAAATTTTTGTCTATAAGCTGGAAAATATGATCCGTGTCCGCACCGGAGACGAGGGAACGGACGCGCTTTGA